From the genome of Scytonema hofmannii PCC 7110, one region includes:
- a CDS encoding ABC transporter ATP-binding protein, protein MNNSTTLTNSDTKYRRRENDWRLFLRLVPYARRHGKLLALSMLLLVPIALSNALQPLLIGQAISLIRNEPNTYEFFRNRPMLQGLQIIEVVLLITVAIRLTLTGFQGYLVQTVGQKITAEIRKDLFHHVTSLAVRFFDRTPVGKIITRLTSDVEVLGDVFATGAIGIVSDLFSMLVIISFMFSINWQLALLLLLMLVPVSGVIIYFQQQYRKANYKTREEISALNSQLQENIIGINVVQLFRREKFNAELFRSTNNRYIREVDNSIFFDSAVSATLEWTALIAIGVVLWVGSYLLLQQNLTFGILSAFILYAERLFQPLQQFAEKFTVIQAGFTAVERVSEVLNEPIEIRDRANPRFSILDSRLGYIDEITDQLAFPNLQPKLGEIRFEHVWFAYKDDEYVIKDLDFTINPGEKIALVGPTGAGKSSIIRLLCRLYEPSKGRIFVDGVDIREVPQADLRRYMAVILQDGFLFAGDVKSNISLGDSYSVEEIQQAAEKTNVASFIEQLPQGYDTQLRERGTNLSSGQKQLLAFARAAIRSPEVLVLDEATASLDVVTEALVQEALHKLLSGRTAIIIAHRLSTIRNVDRIFVLKQGELIEQGSHEELLRQGGMYATLHNLQMLGS, encoded by the coding sequence ATGAATAATTCTACAACTCTAACAAATTCTGATACAAAGTACCGTCGGCGTGAAAATGACTGGCGGTTATTTTTGCGTTTAGTACCTTATGCCCGTCGTCATGGAAAATTGCTAGCGCTGTCAATGCTGTTACTCGTACCTATAGCCCTCAGCAACGCTTTGCAACCCCTGCTTATCGGACAGGCAATTTCTCTCATTCGCAATGAACCCAATACCTACGAGTTTTTCAGAAATCGCCCTATGTTACAGGGGCTACAGATTATCGAAGTTGTGCTACTGATAACAGTAGCTATCAGACTGACATTAACTGGTTTTCAGGGTTATTTAGTACAGACGGTAGGACAAAAAATCACGGCAGAAATCCGAAAAGACTTATTCCATCACGTAACATCTTTAGCAGTGCGTTTTTTTGATCGGACGCCTGTAGGTAAAATTATTACCAGACTCACCAGCGATGTGGAAGTGTTGGGAGATGTATTTGCGACTGGCGCAATTGGCATTGTGTCAGATTTATTTTCCATGCTTGTGATTATTAGTTTTATGTTTTCTATCAATTGGCAGCTTGCTTTGTTGCTACTGTTGATGCTCGTACCAGTATCAGGAGTCATTATTTATTTTCAGCAGCAATACCGGAAAGCCAATTACAAAACAAGGGAAGAAATTTCGGCACTGAATTCTCAGCTACAAGAAAATATTATTGGTATCAATGTCGTGCAACTGTTTCGGCGGGAAAAATTTAACGCAGAGTTGTTTCGCTCGACAAACAACCGTTACATTCGTGAAGTTGATAACAGTATCTTTTTCGATTCTGCTGTTTCAGCAACACTTGAATGGACTGCGTTGATTGCCATTGGGGTGGTTTTATGGGTAGGAAGTTATTTGCTATTACAGCAAAACTTGACTTTCGGGATTTTATCTGCTTTTATATTGTATGCCGAACGGTTGTTCCAACCCCTACAACAATTTGCTGAAAAATTTACTGTCATTCAAGCTGGTTTTACTGCAGTTGAACGTGTCAGCGAAGTTTTGAATGAACCGATAGAAATTCGCGATCGCGCAAATCCCAGATTTTCTATTTTAGATTCCAGATTGGGGTACATTGACGAAATCACAGATCAACTTGCATTTCCTAATTTGCAACCTAAACTAGGAGAAATCCGCTTTGAACATGTTTGGTTTGCCTACAAAGATGATGAATACGTCATCAAAGATTTAGACTTCACCATCAATCCTGGAGAAAAAATTGCATTGGTAGGTCCGACAGGTGCGGGGAAAAGTTCCATCATTCGTCTTTTATGTCGTCTTTACGAACCTAGTAAAGGGCGTATTTTTGTGGACGGTGTAGATATTCGAGAAGTACCCCAAGCAGATCTGCGACGTTACATGGCAGTCATTTTGCAAGATGGCTTTTTATTTGCTGGTGATGTTAAGAGCAACATTAGCTTGGGAGACAGTTACAGTGTTGAGGAAATTCAGCAAGCAGCAGAAAAGACAAACGTAGCCTCGTTTATTGAGCAATTGCCTCAAGGATATGATACCCAACTGCGAGAACGAGGCACCAATCTTTCAAGTGGTCAAAAACAACTCTTAGCTTTTGCCCGTGCAGCAATTCGCAGTCCAGAAGTTTTGGTTTTAGACGAAGCCACTGCGAGTTTAGATGTGGTCACAGAAGCTTTAGTTCAGGAAGCGCTACACAAGCTTTTGTCAGGACGTACCGCCATTATCATTGCTCACCGCCTGTCTACCATCCGCAATGTGGATCGGATTTTTGTACTGAAGCAAGGAGAACTCATAGAACAAGGAAGCCATGAAGAGTTACTGCGTCAAGGAGGAATGTACGCAACTCTCCATAATTTGCAAATGTTGGGAAGTTGA
- a CDS encoding tetratricopeptide repeat protein, whose translation MWLFAVFICFCWMVSLCLHEFGHAVVAYWGGDTSVKEKGYLTLNPLKYTDPGLSLVMPLFFLLLGGIALPGGAVYINHHRLRNRWWQSAVSAAGPIANMFVVVLLSLPFLSGWHTQLLQNDSRSLFYLMTCLAYVIVLNVYVVFINLLPIPSLDGYGIIEPWLPRNIQVELNRVGKYGIWILIGLLWFARPFNKFLWDITHKISGLLGVAPDLASEGGAIFSQYSFFIILGLIFILWLFRDKKKDLYHKGKQFLSNNRYQEAVAAFDKAIEKESKDFDSWFLRGYALYCMQKYEEALNSYDKAAAIQPDNANVRYYQGIVFKDLGKIEEALAVYTEAVQLNPDFPEALSNRGYILTDLKRYEEALADFDMAIQYQKTYADAWVGKGDVLVKLHRYEQAVSAYEQATKLQPNSSAWMSKVRVLENKLQQYEKVLAVYNEKIKYQPEDANIWYRRGLILEKLQRQDEALASFEQTIICYDRLLKRQPKDANTWYEKGVLLEKLQRDKEALSAYGKVVEIEPDFYQAWYNQGMILEKLQHYEEAIAAYDKVIDIRPDDCNSWFQKGRALVLQQQYEAALESFNKAIAIYSEFYNFWFWRGAVLEKLQQYEDALLAYEQSIELKSDYPCAWGGFGIALMNLQRYEEAHAAFDKAIQLKSDLYDVWYNKACCYALEGNVPLVIQNLQQAINLNSEEVLNEAKTDPIFDAIREHPLFKALEI comes from the coding sequence ATGTGGCTGTTTGCCGTCTTCATCTGTTTCTGTTGGATGGTGTCTTTATGTTTGCACGAGTTTGGTCATGCAGTAGTGGCATATTGGGGTGGAGATACTTCAGTCAAGGAAAAGGGATATCTCACCCTTAATCCTCTCAAATATACCGATCCGGGTTTAAGCTTAGTCATGCCACTCTTTTTTCTCCTTCTTGGTGGTATTGCTCTCCCAGGCGGTGCAGTTTACATTAACCACCATCGATTACGCAATCGTTGGTGGCAAAGTGCTGTTTCGGCGGCGGGTCCCATTGCCAATATGTTTGTTGTGGTATTACTATCGCTGCCTTTTCTCTCGGGTTGGCATACTCAATTATTACAAAATGACAGCAGGTCTTTGTTTTATCTAATGACCTGTTTGGCTTATGTTATTGTCCTGAATGTCTATGTTGTTTTTATTAATTTATTGCCTATTCCCTCTCTTGATGGTTATGGCATTATTGAACCTTGGTTACCCCGTAACATTCAAGTTGAACTAAACAGAGTAGGCAAGTATGGTATTTGGATTTTGATTGGATTGCTATGGTTCGCCCGTCCGTTTAATAAGTTTTTATGGGATATCACACATAAAATTAGTGGATTGCTTGGTGTTGCGCCAGATTTGGCATCGGAAGGAGGGGCAATATTTAGCCAATATTCCTTTTTTATTATCTTAGGATTAATCTTTATATTATGGCTATTTCGAGATAAGAAAAAAGATTTATATCACAAAGGGAAACAATTTCTTTCTAACAATCGGTATCAAGAGGCAGTCGCAGCTTTTGATAAAGCTATTGAAAAGGAATCCAAGGACTTTGATTCTTGGTTTTTGCGTGGATATGCACTGTACTGTATGCAAAAATATGAAGAAGCGCTCAATTCTTACGATAAAGCAGCAGCAATCCAACCCGACAATGCGAATGTTAGGTATTACCAAGGAATTGTGTTCAAGGATTTAGGAAAGATAGAAGAAGCTTTGGCTGTCTATACCGAAGCAGTGCAACTCAACCCAGATTTTCCAGAAGCTTTAAGTAATAGAGGTTATATTTTAACAGATTTAAAACGCTATGAAGAAGCGCTTGCTGATTTTGACATGGCAATCCAATATCAGAAAACCTATGCAGATGCTTGGGTAGGTAAAGGTGATGTGTTAGTCAAATTGCATCGCTATGAACAAGCCGTTAGCGCTTATGAGCAAGCAACAAAATTGCAACCAAATTCTTCAGCTTGGATGAGCAAAGTCAGAGTCTTAGAAAATAAATTACAGCAGTACGAAAAGGTTCTGGCTGTCTATAACGAAAAAATTAAGTACCAACCAGAAGATGCAAATATCTGGTATCGTCGCGGATTGATTTTAGAAAAATTGCAACGTCAAGATGAGGCTTTGGCTTCATTTGAGCAAACTATAATCTGCTACGATCGCTTGCTAAAACGCCAACCAAAAGACGCTAACACGTGGTATGAAAAAGGGGTTTTGTTGGAAAAACTGCAACGGGATAAAGAGGCGCTATCTGCTTATGGTAAGGTGGTTGAAATTGAACCAGATTTTTATCAAGCTTGGTATAACCAAGGCATGATTTTAGAAAAATTACAGCATTATGAAGAAGCGATCGCAGCTTATGATAAGGTTATTGACATCAGACCAGATGATTGCAATTCATGGTTTCAGAAGGGGCGGGCTTTAGTGTTACAACAGCAGTATGAAGCTGCACTTGAGTCCTTCAACAAGGCAATTGCAATTTATTCGGAATTTTATAATTTTTGGTTTTGGCGCGGCGCTGTACTTGAGAAATTACAACAGTATGAAGATGCACTTTTAGCTTACGAGCAATCCATTGAACTGAAATCTGACTATCCCTGCGCTTGGGGGGGTTTTGGTATTGCTTTAATGAATTTACAACGCTACGAGGAAGCTCACGCAGCTTTTGATAAAGCTATTCAACTAAAATCTGACCTCTATGATGTTTGGTATAACAAAGCTTGTTGTTATGCTTTAGAGGGTAATGTACCACTGGTAATTCAAAACCTACAACAAGCTATCAATCTCAATTCAGAAGAAGTTCTCAATGAGGCTAAAACCGATCCAATATTTGATGCGATTCGGGAACATCCACTTTTCAAAGCTTTAGAAATTTAA
- a CDS encoding GNAT family N-acetyltransferase: MIRPTKPEDAAALIAVANTIGFEPNELEELGKMLADYFGGNTDSDPFWITDYDDKDGPVGVAYCEPERMTDRTWNLQLIAIRPDHQGQGRGGKLVRYVEETLKARGGRMLLVETLASLERTRTFYAKCGYKEEACIRDFYTAGADKIVFRKVLNAD, from the coding sequence ATGATCCGACCTACAAAACCCGAAGATGCAGCGGCGCTGATTGCCGTAGCCAACACAATCGGTTTCGAGCCGAACGAACTTGAGGAGCTCGGTAAAATGCTAGCTGACTACTTCGGTGGTAACACCGACAGCGATCCCTTCTGGATCACCGACTACGATGACAAAGACGGACCGGTGGGAGTCGCCTACTGTGAGCCTGAACGGATGACCGATCGGACATGGAATCTACAATTGATCGCCATTCGCCCCGATCACCAAGGACAAGGACGCGGTGGAAAATTGGTGCGTTACGTTGAAGAAACTTTGAAGGCGCGTGGTGGACGAATGCTATTGGTGGAAACCTTAGCAAGCTTAGAGCGCACACGGACGTTCTACGCGAAGTGCGGCTACAAGGAGGAGGCTTGCATCCGGGACTTCTACACGGCCGGCGCTGATAAGATTGTGTTTCGTAAAGTCTTGAATGCGGACTAG
- the crtD gene encoding C-3',4' desaturase CrtD, whose product MPGHIVSNSKSRVAVIGAGIGGLTAGALLARKGYSVLILDQALVPGGCASTFKRKGFTFDVGATQVAGLEPGGIHHRIFSELEIDLPEATPCDPACAVYLPGEKTPINVWRDRSKWIEERQRQFPGSERFWQLMATLFKASWKFQGRDPVLPPRNLWDLWNLTKAVRPDTLITVPYTLFTVGDALFAYGLGHDYRLRTFLDLQLKLYSQVDAQETALLYAATALSVSQEPQGLYHLHGSMQVLSDRLVEALERYGGQLLMRHTVEHIKVENGKATHIVIRNQRTGEVWTEPVDHVVANVTVQNLVQLLGEKAPKGYKQRVEKLLPSSGAFVVYLGVDESAIPSECPPHLQFLYDSNGPIGDNNSLFVSVSRPGDGRAREGQATIIASSFVDPEQWWRTEDYEGLKQHYTRDAIAHLAKFFYLKPETIVHVEAATPRTFAHYTARDKGIVGGIGQRIPTFGPFGFANRTPIEHLWLVGDSTHPGEGTAGVSYSALTVVRQILAESLI is encoded by the coding sequence ATGCCCGGTCATATTGTGAGCAATAGCAAATCTCGTGTCGCAGTTATCGGAGCCGGAATAGGCGGGCTAACTGCTGGTGCATTATTGGCACGCAAAGGGTACAGTGTTTTAATTCTGGATCAAGCCCTTGTCCCTGGGGGATGTGCTTCGACCTTCAAACGCAAAGGATTTACCTTTGATGTGGGAGCAACTCAGGTTGCTGGTTTAGAACCGGGAGGAATTCACCACCGCATTTTTTCAGAGTTAGAGATTGACTTACCAGAAGCAACACCCTGCGATCCGGCGTGTGCGGTGTACTTACCCGGTGAGAAAACGCCAATTAATGTTTGGCGCGATCGGTCGAAATGGATTGAAGAACGACAACGGCAATTTCCTGGTAGCGAACGGTTTTGGCAGTTGATGGCTACTTTGTTTAAAGCTAGCTGGAAATTTCAAGGGCGAGATCCAGTATTACCGCCGCGTAATTTATGGGATTTGTGGAATTTGACTAAGGCAGTACGTCCCGATACACTTATAACCGTTCCTTACACGTTATTTACTGTAGGGGATGCTTTGTTTGCATATGGGCTGGGACATGACTACCGATTGAGAACTTTTTTGGATTTGCAACTCAAGTTGTACTCTCAAGTTGATGCTCAAGAGACAGCTTTACTTTATGCAGCAACAGCGTTGAGTGTATCCCAAGAACCCCAAGGGCTTTACCATCTTCATGGAAGCATGCAGGTTTTGAGCGATCGCTTGGTAGAAGCTTTGGAAAGATATGGCGGTCAGTTGCTCATGCGCCACACCGTAGAGCATATTAAAGTCGAGAACGGCAAAGCAACTCATATCGTCATTCGCAATCAAAGAACTGGAGAGGTATGGACAGAACCCGTTGACCATGTTGTTGCTAATGTGACAGTGCAAAACCTGGTGCAGTTGTTAGGAGAAAAAGCGCCCAAAGGATACAAACAACGAGTGGAAAAATTACTCCCTTCATCCGGTGCATTTGTAGTGTATTTGGGTGTTGATGAAAGTGCTATTCCCTCGGAATGTCCTCCCCATCTTCAGTTTTTATACGATTCTAACGGTCCTATTGGTGACAATAATTCCCTATTTGTATCCGTAAGCCGTCCTGGAGATGGTCGCGCCCGAGAAGGACAAGCTACAATTATTGCTTCTTCTTTTGTCGATCCAGAGCAATGGTGGCGTACTGAAGATTACGAAGGTTTAAAACAGCACTATACACGAGATGCGATCGCGCATCTTGCCAAATTCTTCTACTTAAAACCAGAAACGATCGTTCACGTAGAAGCAGCAACTCCTCGTACTTTTGCCCATTACACAGCGAGAGATAAAGGCATTGTTGGCGGTATCGGTCAAAGAATACCCACTTTCGGTCCTTTCGGTTTTGCCAATCGTACACCGATCGAGCATTTATGGCTTGTAGGCGACTCTACCCATCCAGGGGAAGGTACTGCTGGGGTGAGTTACTCGGCGTTAACTGTGGTAAGGCAAATTCTAGCAGAGTCATTAATATGA
- a CDS encoding sucrase ferredoxin, with protein sequence MNTFFCSDNSREVGEDLIGSASNYQTYILVECPPPWSPEAVDSRWIPESLQMLIKDIKRQKLPISFLLISNNSSHKIEQTTLLIYQKKEGLSNGYHKQEFCLTNIEQVATVIKNLLSGSIDYEVETSTTRDILICTHGNRDRCCARYGNPFYFHATTSVFSLGLDNTRIWKSSHIGGHRFAPTAIDFPEGRYYGGLDQESFKSILTRSGDINSLTKVYRGWGILPNAIQVLERELILRHGWDWFDYKVTGKIIQQYSEGKMVLGEITFEKPDGSVCCYQAKLVKDETKAVKIKTSCSSPQETVVVNYAVDSLWLASTKLATCSK encoded by the coding sequence ATGAATACTTTCTTTTGTTCTGATAATTCACGAGAAGTGGGAGAAGATCTTATTGGTAGTGCTAGCAATTACCAAACTTATATATTGGTTGAATGTCCTCCTCCTTGGTCACCAGAAGCAGTAGATTCCAGATGGATTCCTGAGAGTTTACAGATGTTGATTAAGGATATAAAACGACAGAAGCTGCCAATTTCGTTTCTTTTAATTAGCAATAACTCATCACATAAAATTGAACAAACAACCCTTCTGATTTACCAAAAAAAGGAGGGGCTGAGCAATGGGTATCACAAGCAAGAATTTTGTTTGACAAATATTGAACAAGTTGCAACTGTTATCAAAAATTTGCTGAGCGGCAGTATCGATTATGAAGTAGAAACAAGTACAACTAGAGATATACTAATCTGTACCCATGGGAATCGCGATCGCTGTTGTGCTCGATATGGAAATCCTTTTTACTTTCATGCAACAACCTCCGTTTTTAGCTTGGGATTGGACAACACTCGAATCTGGAAATCCAGCCACATTGGCGGACATCGGTTTGCACCAACAGCTATAGACTTCCCTGAAGGAAGATACTATGGTGGTTTAGATCAAGAATCATTTAAGTCAATTTTGACACGTAGTGGTGATATTAATTCCTTGACAAAAGTCTACCGAGGCTGGGGAATTCTACCAAATGCAATTCAGGTTTTAGAGAGAGAACTCATCTTGCGTCACGGATGGGATTGGTTTGACTACAAAGTAACAGGTAAAATTATCCAGCAATATTCAGAGGGAAAAATGGTGCTGGGTGAGATAACTTTTGAAAAACCAGATGGCTCTGTGTGCTGTTATCAAGCTAAGCTTGTAAAAGATGAAACCAAAGCTGTAAAAATTAAAACTTCTTGTAGCTCTCCACAAGAAACAGTTGTTGTCAACTATGCAGTTGATAGTCTCTGGCTTGCTTCTACTAAGCTTGCAACTTGTAGTAAGTAG
- a CDS encoding M16 family metallopeptidase — protein MTSTLLKFPRLNAPKLHQLPNGLTIVAEQMPIEAVNLSLWINVGSAIESDEINGVAHFLEHMVFKGTEQLVSGEFERRIEERGAVTNAATSQDYTHYYITTAPKDFAELAPLQIDVVLNASIPDAAFERERLVVLEEIRRSVDNPRRRTFQRSMETAFDKLPYRRSVLGLESVISQLQPQQMRDFHKTWYQPRSIAAVAVGNLPVDELIAIVAEGYSSYTGARHCAPTPHSPLPTPYSLLNPEPPFTDIVRREFVDESLQQARLAIVWRVPGLAQLERTYALDVLAGILGHGLTSRLVQDLREERGLVSHISVSNITQQLQGTFYILAHCPVENLPDVEVGIIQHIRHLQLEMVKKAEIDRIRTKVANRFIFGNETPSDRANLYGYYQSMVGDLEPAFNYPNIIQTLDATDLMQASQDYLSPDAYGVVVLKPIN, from the coding sequence ATGACATCAACCCTGCTGAAGTTTCCTCGCCTTAACGCTCCCAAACTGCACCAATTGCCCAACGGTTTAACAATAGTTGCCGAGCAGATGCCAATTGAAGCTGTAAACCTGAGCTTGTGGATTAATGTTGGTTCAGCCATAGAATCTGACGAAATTAATGGTGTGGCTCACTTTCTAGAGCATATGGTGTTTAAGGGAACCGAGCAACTGGTGAGCGGCGAGTTTGAACGCCGAATTGAAGAGCGAGGCGCTGTGACAAACGCCGCTACCAGCCAGGATTACACTCACTACTACATAACCACTGCTCCGAAAGATTTTGCGGAGCTTGCACCACTGCAAATTGATGTGGTACTCAATGCTAGTATACCTGATGCAGCCTTTGAACGAGAGCGATTGGTCGTTTTAGAAGAAATTCGGCGATCCGTAGATAATCCACGTCGTCGCACTTTTCAACGCTCAATGGAGACAGCGTTTGATAAACTACCTTATCGACGTTCAGTCTTGGGACTGGAATCAGTCATTTCGCAACTTCAGCCCCAGCAAATGAGGGATTTTCATAAAACTTGGTATCAGCCAAGATCGATCGCTGCTGTGGCTGTTGGTAATTTGCCTGTGGATGAGTTAATCGCAATTGTTGCTGAAGGATACTCCTCCTATACGGGCGCAAGGCATTGCGCCCCTACACCCCACTCCCCACTCCCTACTCCCTACTCCCTATTGAACCCTGAACCTCCATTTACAGACATTGTTCGTAGAGAATTTGTTGATGAAAGTCTTCAACAAGCACGATTGGCGATCGTTTGGCGGGTTCCAGGGTTAGCTCAACTAGAGCGTACTTATGCGTTAGATGTTTTGGCGGGGATTCTCGGACACGGTTTGACATCAAGACTAGTACAAGATTTACGAGAAGAACGAGGACTGGTTTCTCATATTTCTGTTAGCAATATTACCCAACAGTTACAAGGAACTTTTTATATTTTGGCTCATTGTCCGGTAGAAAATTTACCAGATGTAGAAGTAGGAATCATCCAACATATTCGCCATCTACAATTGGAGATGGTAAAAAAAGCGGAAATTGACCGAATTCGGACAAAAGTTGCTAACAGGTTTATTTTTGGCAATGAAACGCCAAGCGATCGCGCTAATTTATACGGCTATTACCAATCCATGGTAGGTGACTTGGAGCCTGCATTTAATTACCCCAATATCATTCAAACCCTAGATGCAACTGACTTAATGCAAGCTTCCCAAGATTATCTTTCTCCAGATGCTTATGGTGTTGTCGTGCTTAAACCGATAAATTAG
- a CDS encoding fructosamine kinase family protein, whose translation MWTEIDAYISQATGEQFKSSQQRSISGGCINQGYAVSDGKRTYFVKLNQALKLDMFQAESLGLQQMYQTATIRVPKPICSGVAGNHSYLVLEWLEMNSGNTKSWEEMGRKLAAMHKSTSNQGFGWDMNNTIGSTPQINTWTADWLEFYTQHRLGYQFQLARRRHGHFPQEKELLEAIPELLANYKPQPSLVHGDLWSGNAGCTVSGEPVIFDPATYYGDREVDIAMTELFGGFPAAFYKGYNEVWSLDKGYEKRKILYNLYHILNHFILFGGSYSSQANRMIAEILR comes from the coding sequence ATGTGGACTGAAATAGATGCTTATATTAGTCAAGCGACAGGCGAACAATTTAAGTCTTCACAGCAACGCTCAATCAGTGGCGGATGCATCAACCAAGGTTATGCAGTCTCTGATGGTAAGCGCACCTACTTTGTTAAGCTCAACCAAGCATTGAAACTTGATATGTTTCAGGCGGAGTCCCTAGGCTTACAGCAAATGTATCAAACAGCAACAATCCGCGTTCCCAAACCAATATGCTCTGGTGTCGCTGGAAACCACAGCTATTTGGTGTTGGAATGGTTGGAAATGAATTCGGGGAATACCAAATCTTGGGAAGAAATGGGACGGAAACTAGCAGCAATGCATAAATCTACCAGTAACCAAGGTTTTGGTTGGGACATGAACAATACTATTGGTTCTACGCCTCAAATTAATACTTGGACAGCAGATTGGTTAGAATTTTATACTCAGCATCGCTTGGGTTATCAATTTCAATTGGCTCGGCGGCGACACGGTCATTTTCCTCAAGAAAAAGAGTTGCTTGAGGCGATTCCTGAGTTATTGGCAAATTATAAACCCCAACCTTCACTCGTACATGGCGATTTGTGGTCTGGGAATGCTGGGTGTACTGTATCGGGAGAACCAGTGATTTTCGATCCAGCAACATATTATGGCGATCGCGAAGTCGATATTGCCATGACGGAACTTTTTGGCGGTTTCCCTGCTGCTTTCTATAAAGGATATAACGAAGTATGGTCTCTAGATAAAGGATACGAGAAGCGAAAAATTTTATACAATTTGTATCACATCCTCAATCATTTCATTTTATTTGGTGGTAGTTACTCGTCCCAAGCCAACCGGATGATAGCTGAAATTTTGAGATAG
- a CDS encoding MarR family winged helix-turn-helix transcriptional regulator, which translates to MENSNLANLVGALALALTDLVAQSAERMIDDAGPTAEALCLVRHAPGIPIEQLRRALGMSHPGAVRLVERLEKQGLMLRERCSVDRRAVELKLTPEGEALVSKIHQARLLAIEEAIASLSSKDRLHLCRISNQILFSLTKTKDNALTICRLCDETNCLNCPVGNRYSELT; encoded by the coding sequence ATGGAAAACTCTAACCTTGCGAATTTAGTGGGGGCTTTAGCCCTTGCCTTGACGGATTTGGTTGCCCAGTCAGCGGAGCGAATGATCGATGATGCAGGGCCGACTGCTGAGGCTCTTTGCTTGGTAAGACATGCACCTGGGATACCAATTGAACAATTGCGCCGCGCCCTTGGGATGTCGCATCCAGGTGCAGTGAGGCTTGTAGAGCGACTGGAGAAACAAGGATTGATGCTCCGTGAACGTTGCTCTGTTGATCGCAGAGCTGTGGAGTTGAAATTGACCCCAGAAGGGGAAGCTCTGGTGAGTAAGATCCATCAAGCGCGGCTCTTGGCAATTGAGGAAGCGATCGCTTCTCTATCTTCAAAAGACCGCCTACATTTGTGCCGCATCAGTAACCAAATCTTATTTTCCCTGACAAAAACGAAGGATAACGCCTTAACTATCTGCCGCTTATGTGATGAAACAAACTGTCTGAATTGTCCAGTGGGTAACCGTTACAGTGAATTGACTTAA